The following proteins are encoded in a genomic region of Panthera leo isolate Ple1 chromosome F2, P.leo_Ple1_pat1.1, whole genome shotgun sequence:
- the LOC122210646 gene encoding S-phase kinase-associated protein 1, which produces MPSIKLQSSDGEIFEVDVEIAKQSVTIKTMLEDLGMDDEGDDDPVPLPNVNAAILKKVIQWCTHHKDDPPPPEDDENKEKRTDDIPVWDQEFLKVDQGTLFELILAANYLDIKGLLDVTCKTVANMIKGKTPEEIRKTFNIKNDFTEEEEAQVRKENQWCEEK; this is translated from the coding sequence ATGCCTTCAATTAAGTTGCAGAGTTCTGATGGAGAGATATTTGAAGTTGATGTTGAAATTGCCAAACAGTCTGTGACTATCAAGACCATGTTGGAAGATTTGGGAATGGATGACGAAGGAGATGATGACCCAGTTCCTCTACCAAATGTTAATGCAGCAATATTAAAAAAGGTCATTCAATGGTGCACCCACCACAAGGATGACCCCCCTCCTCCTGAGGATGATGAGAACAAAGAAAAGCGAACAGATGATATCCCTGTTTGGGACCAAGAATTCCTGAAAGTTGACCAAGGAACACTTTTTGAACTTATTCTGGCTGCGAACTACTTAGACATTAAAGGTTTGCTTGATGTTACATGCAAGACTGTTGCCAATATGATCAAGGGGAAAACTCCTGAGGAGATTCGCAAGACCTTCAATATCAAAAATGATTTTACTGAAGAAGAGGAAGCCCAGGTACGCAAAGAGAACCAGTGGTGTGAAGAGAAGTGA